Proteins encoded by one window of Cyanobium sp. NS01:
- a CDS encoding DUF2256 domain-containing protein → MTNSAERASKICPVCGRPFQWRKKWKDVWEEVRYCSERCRRRRHTMSSDSSLLLHSFF, encoded by the coding sequence ATGACCAATTCCGCAGAGCGCGCCAGCAAGATCTGCCCCGTGTGTGGGCGACCGTTTCAATGGCGTAAGAAATGGAAGGACGTGTGGGAGGAGGTGCGGTACTGCTCGGAGCGCTGCCGGCGCCGGCGCCACACTATGAGCAGCGATTCATCGTTGCTCCTACACTCGTTCTTCTGA
- a CDS encoding type II toxin-antitoxin system VapC family toxin, translated as MAVLLDTGPWVAVLSRNDTHHRWAIEQFRCFQPPLLSCEAVVAETCFLLKRSGFDPSLALQFIERGVVQLPFVLQEQIGSVSSLFKRYENVPASLADTALIRLSEMNDSPLLLTTDNDFHIYRRHGRQTIPLVSPR; from the coding sequence ATGGCGGTGCTGCTGGATACAGGCCCTTGGGTTGCCGTGTTGAGTCGCAACGACACCCACCATAGATGGGCTATTGAACAGTTTCGGTGTTTTCAGCCTCCGTTGCTGAGCTGTGAGGCTGTCGTTGCGGAGACTTGTTTTCTGCTGAAGCGCTCCGGTTTTGATCCTTCCCTGGCGTTGCAGTTCATTGAGCGAGGGGTCGTTCAATTGCCTTTCGTTCTCCAGGAGCAGATCGGCTCTGTGAGTTCACTCTTCAAGCGGTATGAGAATGTTCCTGCATCTCTAGCTGATACTGCTTTGATTCGACTGTCGGAGATGAACGACTCACCATTGCTTCTCACTACCGATAACGACTTCCATATCTACCGCCGCCATGGAAGGCAAACGATTCCTTTGGTCAGCCCGCGATAA
- a CDS encoding ribbon-helix-helix protein, CopG family, producing the protein MAVISLKLTGALDAQLTEQAHRRRLSKSELVRRALTAFLQSSEQGVEDSAPQSAADLLADLVGCCEDGPVDLSSNPAYMSDFGTN; encoded by the coding sequence ATGGCTGTGATCTCACTCAAGTTGACCGGAGCCCTTGATGCGCAGCTCACGGAGCAGGCTCATCGTCGTCGGCTGAGCAAGTCTGAGTTGGTTCGACGAGCATTGACAGCGTTTCTCCAGTCCTCAGAGCAGGGTGTGGAAGACTCAGCACCACAATCCGCCGCTGATCTGTTAGCCGATTTGGTTGGTTGTTGTGAAGATGGACCAGTAGATCTGTCATCTAACCCTGCTTACATGTCTGACTTCGGTACAAACTGA
- a CDS encoding addiction module antidote protein produces the protein MKVTTSPYDVAKHLRTQEEMAAYLEACIEEADGDVAFIAKALGDIARAQGMTKVAKDSGLSRESLYKALSGDRSPSFDTILKVVSALGLKLSATVRSEAEVA, from the coding sequence ATGAAAGTCACGACCAGCCCCTACGACGTTGCCAAGCATCTACGAACCCAAGAGGAGATGGCGGCCTATCTGGAAGCCTGCATCGAGGAGGCGGATGGAGATGTGGCTTTCATTGCCAAGGCCCTTGGTGACATCGCACGCGCCCAAGGGATGACCAAAGTGGCCAAGGATTCAGGGCTATCCAGAGAAAGTCTCTATAAGGCACTCTCGGGGGACCGCAGTCCGAGCTTTGACACGATCCTCAAGGTCGTGTCGGCCTTGGGGCTTAAGTTGAGTGCCACTGTGAGAAGTGAAGCTGAGGTGGCTTGA
- a CDS encoding type II toxin-antitoxin system RelE/ParE family toxin: MVEVRQTERFVQWLAGLRDLRARAKVQARIERLIGGNPGDVKPVGAGVSELRINYGPGYRVYYLQRGSALIILLAGGDKSSQAKDIDEALLLADNLSEEI; encoded by the coding sequence ATGGTTGAAGTCCGCCAGACAGAGCGTTTCGTCCAGTGGCTTGCGGGTCTGCGTGATCTGAGGGCCAGAGCGAAGGTTCAGGCCAGGATCGAACGCCTCATCGGCGGCAATCCTGGTGACGTCAAACCCGTCGGGGCCGGCGTGTCTGAGCTGCGCATCAACTATGGCCCTGGATACAGGGTCTATTACCTGCAGAGGGGCTCCGCATTGATCATCCTGTTGGCTGGAGGAGACAAGTCCTCACAGGCCAAGGACATTGATGAGGCGCTTCTGCTGGCAGACAACCTGAGTGAGGAGATCTGA
- a CDS encoding homing endonuclease associated repeat-containing protein, whose amino-acid sequence MEFQLSEYRQGVTGDELTEDVRKIAKLVGNKYLSYQRYRKAGGRYGDHTFRRRFGSWTKVLAVSGLEQVKPRSEMKKVDPDNIISDVKRIAAELNTCIVTSKQYEALGAYAFPTVIEKFGSWKNLLENAGLSVTGFIAKYSDIEVFTETERIWTALGRQPTTTDLKRGISRISLEALSRRFGGWRNTLVAFLEYVSDGSSPNQDDLDNVASEESVIPYTEVDAAGENRKKRTPRNINLRLRFRTLQLDAFKCRACGASPAKNPETELHVDHIVPWSKGGETELDNLQTLCSKCNLGKSNLHNLTHTT is encoded by the coding sequence ATGGAATTTCAGCTCAGTGAATACCGCCAAGGAGTCACCGGAGATGAGTTGACAGAAGATGTCAGGAAAATTGCAAAGCTTGTTGGCAATAAGTATCTTTCATATCAGCGATATAGAAAAGCCGGTGGTCGCTACGGGGATCATACGTTCAGGAGACGATTTGGATCTTGGACAAAAGTTCTAGCGGTGTCTGGGCTAGAGCAGGTCAAGCCTCGTTCCGAAATGAAGAAGGTTGATCCTGATAACATCATTTCTGACGTCAAGCGTATCGCGGCTGAGCTGAACACATGCATTGTTACGTCAAAGCAGTATGAAGCCCTTGGAGCTTATGCATTCCCAACGGTAATAGAGAAGTTTGGAAGTTGGAAGAACTTACTTGAGAATGCCGGTCTTTCTGTAACCGGCTTTATTGCGAAATACTCCGACATTGAAGTATTCACAGAGACAGAAAGAATATGGACAGCCCTTGGCAGGCAGCCTACGACTACTGATCTTAAACGAGGAATCTCAAGAATATCCTTGGAAGCGCTTAGCCGTCGGTTTGGTGGATGGAGAAATACGCTGGTAGCATTCTTGGAATATGTAAGCGACGGTAGCTCTCCGAATCAGGACGACCTTGACAATGTAGCAAGCGAAGAGTCAGTCATCCCATATACGGAAGTGGACGCTGCAGGAGAAAATAGAAAGAAGAGAACGCCGAGGAATATAAATCTTAGGTTGAGATTTCGAACCTTACAGCTGGATGCATTTAAGTGTCGCGCTTGTGGTGCGTCTCCTGCCAAAAACCCTGAGACCGAGCTCCATGTAGATCATATTGTTCCATGGTCAAAAGGTGGCGAAACAGAACTCGACAACTTGCAGACGCTTTGCTCGAAATGCAATTTGGGAAAGAGTAATTTGCACAATCTGACTCATACCACCTAA
- a CDS encoding IS3 family transposase (programmed frameshift) produces MKRTRHTAEQIIRKLKTAEQLIAQGKTVADVCRVIEVTQPTYHRWRQQYGGMQAEEARRLTQLEKENARLKKLLAEAELEKAMLKDLGRGKLLSPERRRRAVTVLQERYRASERLACRVVGQHRSTQRHGGKVVSIEEAKLRQRLREIAADHIRWGRRMAYRLLRREGWTVNHKRVQRLWREEGLQRPTPRKRKRARPADGSVRRHRAEHPHQVWAMDFQFDATADGRRLKFLNVIDEHSRLCLAIRVGRRCKAKDVVAVLEELTSLYPAPAYIRSDNGPEFIAQALRDWCEASSTTSTAYIEPGSPWENGFAESFNGRFRDEFLNTELFTTAPEAQILADRWRWEYNSLRPHSALQGRTPLEAAQQGAAA; encoded by the exons ATGAAACGCACCAGGCACACAGCCGAGCAGATCATCCGCAAGCTCAAGACGGCCGAGCAGTTGATCGCCCAGGGAAAAACCGTCGCCGACGTCTGCCGCGTCATCGAGGTCACGCAACCGACCTACCACCGCTGGAGGCAGCAGTACGGGGGCATGCAGGCCGAGGAGGCCAGACGGCTGACCCAGCTGGAGAAGGAGAACGCCCGGCTCAAGAAGCTTTTGGCGGAAGCAGAGTTGGAGAAGGCCATGCTCAAGGACCTCG GCCGAGGGAAACTTCTGAGCCCGGAGCGTCGCCGCAGGGCCGTCACGGTCCTGCAGGAGCGTTACCGGGCCTCTGAACGCCTGGCCTGCCGAGTGGTGGGCCAGCACCGCAGCACCCAGCGCCATGGCGGCAAGGTCGTCTCGATCGAGGAGGCCAAGCTCCGGCAGCGTCTCCGCGAGATCGCCGCGGACCACATCCGTTGGGGCCGCCGGATGGCCTACCGCCTGCTGCGGCGGGAGGGCTGGACCGTGAACCACAAACGGGTGCAACGGCTCTGGCGCGAGGAGGGGCTGCAGCGGCCCACTCCCAGGAAGCGAAAGCGGGCACGGCCCGCGGACGGCTCGGTGCGGCGTCATCGGGCTGAGCATCCCCACCAGGTGTGGGCCATGGACTTCCAGTTCGACGCCACCGCTGATGGGCGCAGGCTCAAGTTCCTGAACGTGATCGATGAGCACAGCCGCCTCTGCCTGGCGATCCGGGTCGGCAGGCGCTGCAAGGCCAAGGACGTGGTGGCCGTGCTGGAGGAACTCACCAGCCTCTACCCAGCACCGGCGTACATCCGATCGGACAACGGGCCGGAGTTCATTGCCCAGGCCCTACGGGACTGGTGCGAGGCCAGCAGCACTACCAGCACGGCCTACATCGAGCCAGGATCCCCGTGGGAGAACGGATTCGCCGAGTCGTTCAACGGCCGGTTCCGGGATGAGTTCCTCAACACCGAGCTGTTCACAACAGCCCCCGAGGCGCAGATCCTGGCCGATCGTTGGCGCTGGGAGTACAACTCACTCAGGCCGCACTCGGCCCTCCAGGGGCGTACGCCCCTGGAGGCAGCTCAACAGGGAGCTGCAGCATGA
- a CDS encoding integron integrase — protein MAQAPMPEQPKAAGLIQRYREELQTRHYARRTVKTYEQWLRRFLRFHNLRHPREMGSAEVNAFLSHLAVNRQVSPSTQNQALSALLFLYRELLERDLELEGVVRARTRRRLPVVLTVQEVRAVLQRLVGAEALVAGLLYGSGLRLMEALRLRVHDLDFGRQELTVRDGKGGKDRRTLLPLRVAEQLRSHLVDVRVIHQRDLAKGWGRVQLPHALARKYPNASVEWCWQWVFPQHSRWFNPATGEEGRHHLDPSLIQKAVRKAVLAAGISKPATCHSLRHSFATHLLERSQDIRTIQELLGHSDLKTTMIYTHVLNRGPMGVTSPADEL, from the coding sequence ATGGCGCAGGCCCCCATGCCAGAGCAACCCAAAGCTGCAGGGCTGATCCAGCGCTACCGGGAGGAACTGCAGACCCGCCACTACGCCCGTCGCACGGTGAAGACCTATGAGCAGTGGCTCAGAAGGTTTCTGCGCTTCCACAACCTGCGACACCCCAGAGAGATGGGCAGCGCCGAGGTGAATGCCTTCCTCAGCCATTTGGCCGTGAATCGGCAGGTGAGCCCCTCTACCCAGAACCAGGCACTGTCGGCGCTGCTGTTCCTGTACCGCGAACTGCTGGAACGGGACCTGGAGCTGGAGGGTGTGGTGCGGGCGCGCACGCGCCGCAGGCTGCCGGTGGTGCTGACGGTGCAAGAGGTGCGGGCTGTGCTGCAGCGGCTGGTGGGTGCCGAGGCGCTGGTGGCGGGGCTGCTCTACGGCAGCGGCCTGCGGTTAATGGAGGCGTTGCGGCTGCGAGTGCATGATCTGGACTTCGGCCGGCAGGAACTCACGGTGCGCGACGGAAAGGGCGGGAAGGACCGACGCACCCTGCTGCCCCTTCGCGTAGCGGAGCAGCTGCGCTCCCATCTGGTGGACGTGCGGGTGATCCACCAACGGGATCTGGCCAAGGGCTGGGGGCGGGTGCAGCTGCCCCATGCCCTCGCCCGGAAGTATCCGAATGCCTCTGTCGAATGGTGTTGGCAGTGGGTGTTCCCACAACACAGCCGCTGGTTCAATCCGGCCACCGGTGAAGAGGGCCGCCACCACCTTGATCCCAGCCTGATCCAGAAAGCGGTGCGCAAGGCGGTGCTGGCAGCTGGGATCAGCAAGCCGGCCACCTGCCACAGCCTGCGCCATTCGTTCGCCACCCACCTTCTGGAACGCAGCCAGGACATCCGCACCATTCAGGAGCTACTGGGGCACAGCGATTTGAAAACCACGATGATCTACACCCATGTACTGAATCGGGGCCCAATGGGCGTCACCAGCCCTGCCGATGAACTCTGA